The following is a genomic window from Candidatus Hydrogenedentota bacterium.
TGCAACATGCGCCCTGAAAGGGCGCGACATCGTAGCCCAGGGCAACGCCCTGGGACGTGAACGGATCCTCCCGTCGCCAGCCCTGAAAGGGCGCGACATTGGTGTATTGGGTAAAATGTATCGCGCAACATGCGCCCTGAAAGGGCGCGACATCGTAGCCCAGGGCAACGCCCTGGGAAACGGAAACCCGCCACCGTCATGCGCCCTGAAAGGGCGCGACATCGTAGCCCAGGGCAACGCCCTGGGACGTGAACGGATCCTCCCGTCGCCAGCCCTGAAAGGGCACGACAGGCGCAACGGGGCCGGGCGCGGAATGCGCGAATGACAGGCTGGACAGTTTGCCGTCAATTGATCGCCGGTATTTCTCGCGTAGAGACAGGCTGGACAGCCTGTCCCACGAGATTCGTATTTGAATGTGATTGTCATTTCGACCCAAAAATTTCGGGCGCGCTGCGCGCGCCTGAGGAAAAAAGAACAAAGGAAATTTACTTGCGGGAAGGAACCGGGGCGCACAACCGCAACCCGCAAACGTTGTTCCTGTCGTCGGGATTGTCGAAGATGCGATACGACGACCGGCAGTTCCAGGAATAGCAGTCCCAACCGCCGCCCCGCAATACCCGGCTCATCCCAGTACTAGGTCCCTGTGGATCTAACTCTGCATCCGCCGTATATTCACCGTACCTGTCCTGGCACCATTCCCAGAGGTTGCCGTGCATGTCGTACAGGCCCCATGCGTTGGGCAATTTCTGGCCCACGGCATGCGAGATATCCAGCGAGTTGCCCGAATACCATGCGTAATCAACCAAGAGTTCGTCGTTGTCGCCGAAAGACCACTTTGTGGTGGTTCCGGCGCGGCAGGCGTATTCCCATTCGGCTTCGGAGGGCAGCCGGAAGGTTCCCTGTTCAAGCGCGTTGATCGCGGCGATAAAGGCTTGGCAGTCGTTCCAGGAGACGTTGTCGACCGGCCGGTTCGGATTGCTGGTGAAGTACGATGGATTTGCACCCATGACGGCCTGCCATTGCGCCTGCGTGACCTCGTACTTGCCCATGAGGAAGGGCTGCGTGATGGTCACAGTGTGCGTGGGCTGTTCGGAGCTGCTTTCGGTCGATCCCATCGTGAAACTGCCGGCGGGGATGGTGACCATTTCGAGCAGGACGCCGCCGGGCAATGTGATGGTGGTCGTGCCGGCGCTGGAGGACGCGCTGACCTTGGCGCGGGCGTTGACCCAATGCGCGTTGGGCCGGTCGAGGACGGCATTCCAGACGATGTGCCGGTTCGTCCCGTTGGTTATGCCCGCGCCCACGTCGCCGGAGAGCGCGCCGGAGGACGGCGTGACGTTCCAGTTGACGCCGTTGTTGTC
Proteins encoded in this region:
- a CDS encoding formylglycine-generating enzyme family protein, with product MRAFGWLAIGALACGAAAWADEAVVSNVRAAQRNDGSKIVDVYYDLSGAVGPVAINVLFSDNNGVNWNVTPSSGALSGDVGAGITNGTNRHIVWNAVLDRPNAHWVNARAKVSASSSAGTTTITLPGGVLLEMVTIPAGSFTMGSTESSSEQPTHTVTITQPFLMGKYEVTQAQWQAVMGANPSYFTSNPNRPVDNVSWNDCQAFIAAINALEQGTFRLPSEAEWEYACRAGTTTKWSFGDNDELLVDYAWYSGNSLDISHAVGQKLPNAWGLYDMHGNLWEWCQDRYGEYTADAELDPQGPSTGMSRVLRGGGWDCYSWNCRSSYRIFDNPDDRNNVCGLRLCAPVPSRK